Proteins co-encoded in one Puntigrus tetrazona isolate hp1 chromosome 20, ASM1883169v1, whole genome shotgun sequence genomic window:
- the extl3 gene encoding exostosin-like 3: MQRSGGIVGNSGQPWVLRRVRLTWLSFMLFFILVFFPLIAHYYLTTIDEAGGPDKRIFGPRPGGELCEAKHVQDLCRIRESVSEELLQLEAKRQELNGEIARLNLRIEACKRSIDSAKQDLLQLKNVISQTEHSYKELMAQNQPKLSLPVRLLPDKDDPGFPPPKSSKNCRLHTCFDYARCPLTSGFPVYVYDTGSYPWGEKLDPLVKQAFASSVKSSVYVTDNPNIACLYIVLVGEIQESPSSPPALPLDLEKQLKALPYWRLDGHNHLLVHLSRKSLTQNFLYNVSTGRAAVAQSTFFERQYREDFDMVVSPLVHALSEPNFLEVPPQVPVKRKYLFTFQGEKVESLRSSLLEAPPQSFEEEMEGDPPADYDDRIIGTLKAVQDSHLDQVLVEFTCKNQPKPSLPTEWALCGEREDRLEVLKVSTFALVISPGDGQLVASAGCSMRLFEALEVGAIPVVLGDHSKLPYHHLIRWNEAVIMVPKPRITELHFLLRSISDNDLLAMRRQGRFLWETYFSTSESIFSTILASVRTSIQIPAAPIREEPAQEIPHKAGKLAGTDANMADNGDLDLGPVEVEPPYASPRFLRNFTYTAADVYRTWNRAPGPFHLFPHTPLDPVLPSEAKFLGSGTGFRPIGGGSGGSGKEFQAALGGNVPREQFTVVMLTYEREEVLMNSLERLNGLPYLNKVVVVWNSPKPPSDDLLWPDIGLPIVVVRTEKNSLNNRFLPWDAVETEAILSIDDDAHLRHDEIMFGFRVWREARDRIVGFPGRFHAWDVNHQSWLYNSNYSCELSMVLTGAAFFHKYYAYLYSYVMPQAIRDMVDEYINCEDIAMNFLVSHITRKPPIKVTSRWTFRCPGCPQALSHDDSHFHERHKCINFFVKVYGYMPLLYTQFRVDSVLFKTRLPHDKTKCFKFI, encoded by the exons ATGCAGCGAAGCGGAGGCATCGTCGGGAACAGCGGTCAGCCATGGGTACTGCGGCGAGTCCGGCTCACGTGGCTCAGTTTCATGCTTTTCTTCATCCTGGTCTTCTTTCCTCTCATTGCACATTACTACCTCACCACAATCGATGAAGCAGGGGGACCAGATAAGCGCATTTTTGGGCCAAGACCTGGAGGAGAGCTGTGTGAAGCGAAGCACGTTCAAGACCTGTGTCGTATTCGGGAGTCCGTCAGCGAGGAGCTTCTGCAGCTTGAGGCAAAGCGTCAAGAGCTCAATGGCGAGATAGCCCGACTCAACCTACGCATTGAGGCATGTAAACGTAGTATTGACAGTGCCAAACAGGACTTGCTACAGCTCAAAAATGTTATTAGCCAGACAGAGCACTCTTACAAGGAACTTATGGCTCAAAACCAGCCCAAACTGTCATTGCCGGTTAGACTTTTACCAGACAAGGATGATCCTGGATTCCCTCCTCCGAAGTCATCCAAAAACTGTCGTTTGCATACTTGTTTTGATTACGCTAGATGTCCACTTACATCTGGCTTCCCTGTCTATGTTTATGACACAGGATCATATCCTTGGGGTGAGAAATTGGACCCTCTTGTCAAACAAGCCTTTGCCTCATCTGTCAAAAGCAGTGTGTATGTGACCGATAATCCTAACATTGCCTGTCTGTACATAGTGCTTGTTGGTGAAATACAAGAATCACCTTCCTCTCCTCCTGCCTTGCCCTTAGACCTTGAAAAGCAGCTAAAGGCCTTGCCGTATTGGAGGTTGGACGGCCACAACCACCTGCTTGTGCACCTTTCAAGAAAGTCTCTGACACAGAACTTCCTATACAATGTGAGCACAGGACGAGCAGCAGTGGCACAGTCTACCTTTTTTGAACGTCAATATAGAGAAGATTTTGACATGGTGGTGTCTCCTCTAGTCCATGCTCTGTCTGAGCCAAACTTTCTAGAGGTGCCTCCGCAAGTCCCAGTCAAGAGGAAGTACCTCTTCACCTTTCAGGGAGAAAAGGTGGAGTCTTTGAGGAGCAGCTTGCTTGAAGCCCCACCACAGTCCTTTGAAGAGGAAATGGAAGGGGATCCACCAGCTGACTATGATGATCGCATTATTGGCACTCTTAAGGCTGTACAGGACAGTCACCTAGACCAAGTTCTTGTGGAGTTCACTTGCAAAAATCAGCCCAAGCCGAGTTTACCAACAGAGTGGGCATTGTGTGGGGAGCGTGAGGATCGTTTAGAAGTACTGAAGGTCTCTACATTTGCCTTGGTGATATCTCCAGGCGATGGCCAATTGGTGGCCTCTGCTGGCTGTAGCATGAGACTTTTTGAGGCTTTGGAAGTTGGGGCGATACCGGTGGTGCTTGGCGATCACTCAAAGCTGCCCTACCATCACCTTATACGCTGGAATGAGGCAGTCATTATGGTACCCAAGCCTCGCATAACGGAGCTGCACTTTCTGTTGCGTAGCATCTCAGATAATGACCTTCTGGCCATGCGACGGCAGGGTCGGTTTCTTTGGGAGACATACTTCTCCACCTCAGAGAGCATCTTTAGCACCATCCTGGCTAGCGTACGAACCAGCATCCAGATACCAGCAGCACCTATACGTGAGGAGCCTGCCCAGGAGATTCCCCACAAAGCTGGAAAGTTGGCAGGAACTGATGCCAACATGGCTGATAATGGTGACTTAGATCTTGGGCCTGTTGAAGTAGAGCCACCTTATGCTTCGCCACGCTTCTTGCGTAACTTCACCTACACAGCTGCTGATGTTTACCGCACTTGGAATCGTGCGCCTGGCCCTTTCCATCTATTCCCACATACTCCCCTGGACCCCGTACTTCCTTCAGAAGCCAAGTTTCTTGGATCAGGGACTGGTTTCCGCCCTATTGGCGGAGGTTCTGGGGGATCTGGTAAAGAGTTTCAGGCTGCTCTAGGAGGTAACGTCCCACGGGAGCAGTTTACTGTGGTCATGCTTACTTATGAAAGGGAGGAGGTTCTTATGAACTCGTTGGAGAGACTGAATGGCCTTCCTTATCTCAACAAAGTGGTGGTAGTATGGAATTCCCCCAAACCACCTTCAGATGATCTCCTCTGGCCAGACATCGGTCTACCAATTGTG GTGGTACGCACAGAAAAGAACAGCTTAAACAATCGCTTCCTTCCCTGGGATGCAGTCGAGACTGAGGCTATTTTGTCTATTGATGATGATGCCCATCTTCGACACGATGAAATTATGTTTGGGTTCAG GGTGTGGCGGGAGGCCAGAGACCGAATTGTGGGATTCCCGGGAAGGTTCCATGCCTGGGATGTAAATCACCAATCTTGGCTCTACAATTCCAACTACTCCTGTGAGCTCTCCATGGTGCTGACGGGTGCGGCCTTCTTCCACAAG TATTACGCGTACCTCTATTCGTACGTCATGCCTCAAGCCATACGCGACATGGTGGACGAGTACATCAACTGTGAGGATATCGCCATGAACTTCCTTGTGTCTCATATCACTCGCAAACCCCCTATCAAG